From Syngnathoides biaculeatus isolate LvHL_M chromosome 12, ASM1980259v1, whole genome shotgun sequence:
GGCCACGTCGTGCGCCAGGTTGGCGCTCAGCCAGCGGGGGCCACCGAGCACGGGCACGGCGTCCTGCTTGTCCAGCAGCGAGACGAAGAAGAGGCCCAGACACAGGAGCCAGAAGAGGACCGCCACGAACAGCACGAAATGGATGGAGCCCTCGTACTTGTTGGCCGCTATGGTGACCCACAGGCCGGCGCCGAAGACGATCTGCAGCAGGCGGGCGACCCCCGGGAAACTCCGGAGGAACTTGGCCATGTGCTGCCTCACCTGGGACTGCCCTGGTTGGGGCTGGGGTGCCATGTCTCCCTCTTTCCCCTCGTTCTCGTTCTGTCAACCCCTTCTTACTCCTCCTCTTCCGAGTGTCTTGTGTTCCCGAGCAGGGCGGGTGCTTTCTGCCAGCTGCTGACAGCTGGCaacttctcccccccccccctccgcccaaAAAAATCGAACAAACGAGCACCCCTTAGAATAAGAGATCTGAGAAAAAGAACCAACTCTGCAcgagggattaaaaaaaaaaaaaacaaaatccgtCTTCGCGTATGTTTCGTCTTTTCCGTTTCCTCTGCTCAATGTAGCGTTTGTGTTGCTGGtggggaggaagggagggggtGGTCCGAGATTTGAAGCGAGCTCCTCCCTTCCTGCTGCTGGACTGCCGAGTCTCATCCGTTCGCATTTggatgcaccccccccccccccgcaaccccCACAAAACAACGCACATACAACCCGATCCGCTGTACTCGCTGCACAGAAGGTAAAGTAAAATAGCCGActcattaaaggtccactgtcatgaaatgcatgattttttttagtatgtaatcaatgcgttttttcaccacaaaacatgattttgacgtataaagctttttgtaactcccgccatgaaaatcctcgagagggatttgttttcgagaagaagcaggaagtgacgtacatggcagggccgccctcaagtggactcgtttgtttctatcagttttacctgctggtaggtagctcgttgttcctccgtgttagccaaaatgccggctcgttgcattgctgtacattgctcgaacgctcgggaggatggattttacccttcataagtttgcaagagacccggttcgtcgtgaaaaatggattgcacgggtgcaaaggacgagagcttcgtgggctccaaatgacaggcaggtgtgtgtacagctactaaaaaaaaatagtttggggcggcccacgtaatcggtctctcataacataacgcaactttgcgcatggatgacgcgctctctgctcatatttatttttttcggatcgacattgaagtgaataatgttatatgtatttttcattccattaccttattttagaatgtttatagggatgacacttgacctttaagatgcCGTATTTCACTCCTCAGCGTCGTCAGTACCTTCAAACCTGTATTCTTTGTTACTTCTTATggtgaaatactgtacacacacacacacaaaagtagtTATGACTGACTGAAATGACTTCCAACAAGCAggctgtatattttatttttcaatctttGGTATATTGGACAGGCATATTCCAGTACAGCTCTCAACAATTTGGGTCCTAATTGGAGACCAGCACAAATGACCCCGTTTGCTCATCATTTCAGTTTGGCCTATGAAAATAATGTTTGCATAAAGAGCTGGCGTGAgtgcgttatttttttttctcctccactATAGTCATTGCACTGATAATCATGCTATGttaatgttttatatttgtaacctgttaaaacataattttattgAAAGTGTTAGATGCGCATTTGTATATGTGCGCGAAAGTGGAACTGTATTGGTTAGTAGCTCAACAAATCCATTTTCACGATTAACCAAAGAGTTGTGCTGAAACAAGTTGCATTTATATGGATTTCTGCAATATATTTAATTGATAATAATTGCTGTGGAGTCTGGCCCGAGACCTGAGCAAGTTGTTTTTGTCACCGTGACGCTGTCAGCGTTCCTCTCGAGGGCATCGCAGTATAAACGCACATGTGGAATATATTTACATAATCCATTATTGTATACATGGTGATGTGGCAGTTTTGTACGGATAGGTTGCCTTATATCACGGtccaatttgatttttaatcatgtttCCTGTCTTGCCCATCCTGTGGATGACTGGCAAGAGATTTAATGTAAACACAACATGCTAATGTACATAGCCACAAAGTAATTGTAGCTACACACAGGTAAGTTGGGTTAACAGATAGAGTTATGGATTTTTAATACTTAAATTTCTTCCTTCTTAATACATATGCCGAGTTGAGATaaggaatgtgtttttttttttttttttaatttaatttaatttaaatttttctctCTCCCACTTTCGATTCAGTCAATAGTCATCAAAATCGGAGTCTCTCCAATTTCTCAAGTGTGCAAAGTTACACATTTagaagtggggggtggggccGGGGGTCACCATTGCAGTACAGTTACAATTTAGTCCATTGATCCAAGATGAACACTCGAGTGGTACATTTTGCACAACGGCTCATCTGAACAGTTGTTGTTCTTCCTCCAAGCTCCGACTAAACGTGAATATCACCGGCGTTATTCTTCTCCGCCCTTATGAATCACACTTGTGCTCCCGCCGCCGTTGCCATTTCGGCCGCAGCTCGTTTTCCTGCCGCGGTTTTCGACATCATCACAGCGAGCCCATTCCGAGTCGTCTCACAAGGACGAATAATACCGCTGCTCAGAAGTGCGGTGTTGCCACCGAGTTGGAGGGGGAAGGAGATATGTTTTTATGGGCAGACTTGCAATTTCTGTGTCCTTCTAGTGCTGTCTTACGCCGGCCATTTTCTaagatgaccttttttttttttttatatactctTCATCATTTTTGTGGCAAAAAGCATTTCATCCCTTCGAGTAACTAAAGCACTTTTGAGAAACTGGTTTTCATTGACTTTATTTACACCCCAAACAGACTCCACAGGAAACGATCGGGTGGCCGCCTGTCCAGATGCGTCAACAacatgatatatattttttgtttggtccGGTGGAGGCAGTGCCAGTTCCTTCTTCGCATACATATTTTTCTACCAACTTATTCTTGCCCCCAGTACATATTATTCATTGCAATATGGAATGGGAATCCATTCAAAAAGTTGGTGTATAGATGTACTCAATTattttagaacatttttttttgtttgctagcTTTTCAACCAACtcacaacttccatccatccattttctatgccgcttatcctcacgagtggggcagggtacgccctggaaGTGTCGCTCGACAATTGCAGGGCGTATGTgttgacaaacaaccattaacgAGCAACTTCTCAGTGTAGTAGGAAACGGAATGACTTTATgaaagaaacatccatccatccattttctttgccgcttatcctcacaagggtcacggggagcactggagccctatcccagctgtcaacgggcaagaggcggggtaaaccctgaactggttgccagccaatcgcaggacagattaagacagccgcactcacaatcacaccttggggcaatttagagtgtccaattagtgtcgcatatttttgggatttcGGAGGAAaacggaatgcccggagaagagccacgcaggcacggggaggatgtgcaaactccacacaggtgggtccgggattgaacccgagacctcagaactgtgaggccaacgatttaccatctgacccactgtgccaccggggatttttttttttttaattttccattgtttttattcattatagtacatgaaatttattgatgtagggttaaaaaaaatccgttGATTTATCGtagcacaatgttttttttcaagtcatgttTTTATTACTTGTCTATTTAGTAGACAGATTATCTCAAACAATAATTTCTCAATGAAATAAATGGATGTATTATTAATCAATAACTAACAACTACATTTTATATTCATcgatcaattttctgagccgcttatcctcacaggggtcacgggagtgcttggagcctatcccagccatctttgggcaggaggcggggcacaccttaaaccagttgtcagccaatcgcaaaaaTTTTACATCAtgcttttaataaaaaaaaaaaaaaagcaaatagtaCTGTACCATACAAACACAGTAATAACATAATTGCATGGAAAGTAAGGAATTAAATAGTTTATGTTTCATGATAATTCAGTGGgcagtacggtggatcagctggtaaagtgttgtccccacagttctgaggacccgggttcgatcccagacccaccactgtgaagtttgcatgttctcaccgtgcttgcgtgagtttcctcctacatcccaaaaacatgcaatgctaattggacactctaaattgccgctaggtgtgattgtgagtgcgactgtctcgatgcgccctgcgattggctggcaaccagttcaggatgtacccctgcctcctgcctgttgacagctgggataggctccagcactccccagtgacccttgtgaggataagcggctaagaaaatggatggatggatggataattcagtGGTCTGGTGTGCAcattggccaccagggggcagcaaACTGTTAGTTTTTTCCTAGAGAACAGGAGGAATAACAAATACATGCCTCAAATCAGATCATTCAAGTCCACCGGAAGTTGACGTACCACCGTACATATACTTGATATTTAATACACAGgagtgattcatttgtgaatatTGTGCATGATTGAACAAAACTGCTgttttgaacactttttttttctttaattggaAAGATTCAGCTTAGTGACTCTTTGAATGATGACTTAGGGCATTTTTTTAGGAAGATGACGATATTTAATATAGAGTGGCGATTaacatttttcttctctccaAAAAATCTGACTGCttgtgtaattattattattataattttttttagcgatGCCTTGCAATGATGCCATTAGCAACAGGCAGCACTCCAGCACTCTTCTTAAGAGCCCCAAGCAACaagcaaacatttattttcaaagtatGCTAATGTGATCTTTCCACTgtgtttttgctctttttgcCGATAAAACTTATCAGTTGCCTCGCACCTGCGCTGCCTCCGGCTACCTTTTGCCCATTATTGTGCTTGTGCCGTCGAGGACAATCGAGCCCTCGCTTCAAGCTGAACCGTGTACTGTTTAATAGTTTATCGCATATGAAAACTTGACCGTTTAACGGACTTTCATTAGCTTCCTCCTAACCTGTGAAAACGATAAAAAGGAGCTTTTCTCGGGTGCTTGAAATTCTTCAACCCATTTCTTTTTATCGTGGCCAGAAGAACAACAGGAataagcatttatttattgtgaatACCTATACATATTCCCACTAATAAACTATTCTTAAAAACATTATTTCTGAAGAAAActtctgaaatgatttattgaaataacagttatttatttttcattttttttttttttttttttaaaataaccagTTAACAGCCAGCGGCTAACATGAGCTCACATACTAATTCGTTGGCCCCATGGACACTCCCCATTTAAagtcacacacactcaaagtcacagatgtTATAGGCAGTTGACTAATAGCAATGGGTTTTggctgccaagaggggcgtggcccaGCCAatgctctgggcggtgtcacctctgacacctgtcacagctgttttccatttggactctaattgacccctccgtagaaattgcgtcgtccgcgtcgctgaccaattagaggccagagatctgcataaaccacgcccctttttgcacCCGCCATTCCCTCAGACAAGGTCTGGCAGGGttcagtatagcttttgttagcgttttatcccGTATTTgagttctttaacaatagatatggttaagaggtgtagtcacggactttgtaatggagacgacaggtatcctgaaaggctagttggtggagttcaattcgtaccctttccaaaaccgaagacccagtacgaaaaatgtctttgatggatcaaactttgtggaagaccgcatcatcaactaaatccatctaatatctaccggaacagatatgtttgctcgaaggtaagccctatatttgattttcaatacatgtctcatataaatgaattagcagttctttgcttgcataacatagctacgtgtgaatgattgacacacttgatctgtgttgagcgatattttgcgatgatctgactgcacaaacgtgtcgctttgttggcggtgagctgagctaagctaaactggactagcagtcctaaaaaccttcgacgtgcaccgagacaccaagactaaaggaaggatgtttgaggacactaaagtagtgattgtcgtactcggtcgggacttacgtaggttcggcactaatttaagaataattattgagggcaGCGCGTGACGttgcacaaagaaaacgagagaaacgactcgtaaatcaagcctcgccttcttcttttccttcatacggcggttcacaaacggctatacagattctgcacacaagtgtgataggtaacacgaaaataggaaagtgtcaatgacgaattcgtctttgggttatactatattatattatgtggcttctcggtcttcctctgactccggaaagatctcgcgctaatatcgatggtttctccgtcgatatgcatggaaataccattgaaatacccctcgctgaaatacttgaagccccgcTGTCGGCTTTTcgacgatatttcactattcgctaagaatgcgagtgagaaatcagctcataaatcggacaatttcgctctagtcttttcttcctgtgccgccatttttgctcattgtttgtctgaggttagcacacgtggggtgacgtcacttcaggaggcgtggttaagtgccctgtacggaggggtcaattacaccAGGTATTTAAGTTTGTAGTTTTGTCACTGAgagttgccagtttgttgccttgtgttagtgagttgcattcactgcctgtgggactctccgcttctatgtgtaagttagagtaaccctggtcacagcgattctgtgcctttTTGTTTGCTCATGTCCCGTTAAGTTTGTTTGCCCCATAGTCGTCAGACCtcgctgtatgtcttttggatcccgcctagccaagcgtttctgtgcccttttgtttgatcatgTCCTGTTAAATTTGTTAGTTTGCGTTTCTGTGGcccattgaacattatgcctctgcctcgaagtcctgcattttggttaCACTGGGCCTCATCTCCTCAGGCGCTGGTCACACCAGATGTAAACAGACCCTGCTTGTTGTGTTGTCACGAAAACCGACTTCCAGTTTGGGTAAGAGCACCAAACGTGTCTTGGTGTGGCAGTAACGCCCCAGTTTCTCTTAATTTATTTGAGAGTAATTACTGGTGCATCGACACGACGAGCGCATGGGTTTGGAAATGATGCGTTTCGGTGGGAAGGGCTCATCTCCGGCTGAGGGACAGAAATGTAGTGGAGAGCCAGAAGATGTCGGACAGCAGACTGAGGGTGGGATATAAATCAAATCCCTCAAAGGACGGTCAGGCTCACGGCAAAGAAGCGTCATGTCTGGGGGAGCGTTGGCACCTCGGCGATCAGGTTCAAGACATGACATCACGGATGAAAGCTTCTCAATGCGTCGATGGACTTTTCAAACCTTTAGATGCAGTTCAAATCAGGAAAGTAGAGCCCTATAATATCGCACAAAAAAACCCACGAAAGTAAAAATGTAAACCGATTGTTTTATTTAGTGGCGCAATCCAATTCATTGTTCTGCTGCTTCTGTTGTGCCTCCTTTGGCCACCAGGGTGCGGTGTAATATTCTACAATCATGCAAATGAAGATGAGAGTTCTACTGCTACTACTGTAATGACTCCATAATATTAGTACGATAAAGTGTATGTTCCTGTGAGTATTTTTACAGTATCTTTTGCTTCACCGTTTCTTTAAATATTCCTTGCTTCTGCCACAGTGGATGCTAACGATTAGCCTCATTTCTTGCcttgtatgttagcattaaggtaAGTGGCCTATTTAGTAAGGCAAAGGCGTTTTTAAACCCCAAACATTCCTTTAGTGTGACTTgatttcggaaaaaaaaaattgcaatgtatTTCGttgctgtatatttttaataaaatacaatattgtaGTGCACCTTAATGGTGTGGAACAAATGATtaaacttgtaaatcaaggtaccactggCAATTTTTATGTGGTGGACTAAtcagtaaaatggaaaaaaaaaatagttttgctgCGCTGTCAACAGAGTGGCAttaacaattatttatttttttaactttcactaCTTTTcctatggcggcacagtggtgcagctggtaaagcgttggcctcacagttatggggtcccgggttcaatcccggacccgcctgtgtggagtttgcatgttctcccccgtgcctgcgtgggtttcctccgggcactccggtttcctcccacatcccaaaaacatgcaacattaattggacactctaaattgcccataggtgtgattgtgagtgtggttgtttgtccccatgtgccctgcgattggctggcaaccagttcagggtgtaccccgcctcttgcccgttgacagctgggataggctccagcactccccggtacccccatgaggataagcggcaaagtggatggctggatagttgGACActaaaattgtcccaaggtgtggttgtgagtgcgacctgTTTGTTTCCGTgtcccctacgattggctggcaaccagttcagggtgtaccccacctcctgccccttgacagcccggataggctccagcactccccgctatgctcgtgaggataagcggcaaagcaaatggatggatggattattggacactaaaattggcccaagttgtgattgtgagtgtggctgtttggctCGATGtgcacaattaaaaataaaaaacttttaCTTTGGCGGCACGTtgggatcagctgataaagcgatgcctcacagttatggggtcccgggttcaatcccggacccacctgtttggagtttgcatgtcctcccgttacctgcgtgggttcccttctgggcactccggtttcctcccacatcccaaaaacatgcaacattaattggacactctaaattgccccaaggtgtgattgtgagtgcgactgtttgtcttgatgtgccctctgattggctggcgaccagttcagggtgtaccccgcctcctgcccgttgacatccgggataggctccagcactccccacgacgctcgtgaggataagcggcaaagacaatggatggagggatactTTTACTACACCAAGACTAGTAGTGTTCATCTAACTGGAGCAGTTCCTGTAATTCCAGCACAATCCAAGAACACCGCGATGCGAAATATGCAAAATCCAACGTTCGGTGGCGCCAGAGAGCAATAAAAGGCAAGCGAGGGGAGAGAGGGGGCGCAGACCGAGAACCGAGCCGCTCACAGGTTGCGTGTCTCCCTTTTTCGAATTCCACTGTGTCTCCAGCCGTGTGAATGGATGAGCGCGGgcgagtgcatgtgtgtgaccATCCGAGCCACCTGTCAGGGCGGGAATGCAACCGGGGAaaactctttctctctctctctctctctctctctctcttctctctctctctctctctctctctctctctccccgcaACGAAAAACATCCTCCGCTCCAGAGTCGCCTGGACCCCGTCCGTGAAAGCACCACTTCAACTTCAGCCGGTGCGCTCGGACGAAAGTGAGCCGCACGCTGTCACCAGGCAAGCTGCCTGAGGCGGGTGAGAGAGAAGATTATAGGCGCTCGGGATTGGGGAAAACCTCCCCCCTTTTGGAAGATTATAGGCTTGAGCACATGTGAAGGACATATACCGAGGAGAGGATTAGGTCATGTGCACTCCTGCCGACTTGTCATCTCTCCATGTTCTTGTCCTCTGAATATTTGCGCAATGACCTTTGGCGCACTCGGAATACAGCGGACGCACCTTTGAGGTAAGACGATgcaaaatttgagattttgaAATGGTTACAATCTCTTGCATTGCAAAATTTTAGCGTCGCATGACGTACCCACTGTGTGGGCTGTATGATTTCACATGCTTTATGAGAGGTGTTGAACACAcatctttttcaaattttcatggtCATCTTTGTATCCCCGGATTGTTACACGGTTATTACCCAAGCGGCGTGTTCCGTCAAGTGTCCCGGGGAGTCGACCGTTCCCGGAGCGCCGCTGACTAAAGGCAATTTTCAGGGCAAGGTCCGAATTTAAGGGCAATCGATACTTGCCAACGTGCGTTcagtgtaataataataataataataataataataataataaaaagggaTATTGAAGCGCTCTCATCCGGGCTACCAAATGTGATGTGACAACCAATAGGCATCATCCATGACACTTTGATATTTTATTGTAGAACTCAATGGTTTttatgaaggggggggggtagttaTATGGTAGAAAATAGTgattctcaaacatttttttaaatttttttttcatttttaaaaatacctcCTAAAAATACTCGGCCACTGTAAACAAGTAAGACAGAgcttttattcttaaaaaaaaaaatagttaaaatttTTGTAAGGCACCGTAATATTATCCAGTTTGAGTTTTTACACTCTGCTttaatattgggaaaaaaaagttccgaattacagtaatgattaaatgtgtTGCAtgtgaaaggtaaaaaaaaaaaaaaaaattctgaaagattaacacaattattttgtacataaatataaaatatttaagtttAATTAAGCCACTATAACGGGTTGAATAGTAACATTGAAtacagaaaaatgcaaataacgATTCCATTAAAATGTTCTCTGCCAAATGCTACCTAAATCTTTGAAAACGGTTCAAAATgattaaagttaaatacaactgaactgttatGACAAACAAAATCCACTGCGACACTGCACAGTTGAACGAGTTAATTCAGCGATTTCGTGGCATACCCCAAGGGGGAGCCGGTGTGCCACTAGCGGTCTGGATACCACACTTTGTGCCTCACTCGTGTAACTCGCACGCAGACGGCACAATCTAAAATTGATGAGCTTGTCTGCCAAAGAAAGTGGAGCTTTCTTGGGattacggggaaaaaaaaaaagcctgacctaaaaaaaaaaaaaaaaaggtaaagtgCACACACATTTACCTTTGACTGAACATCCCGAGTGCACTCAAAGTTCAACATTGTATTAATCAACCGGTAGGAATTTAAACTGGAGTCTACTAGTCCAGTGTAAACCGTGCAGTGCTTAGTGAGACCAACATCGTTCTGACTAGTAGCCGATGGAATGGTGGACCATCTTGTTGCCGTTGTTGTCACTGTTATTACCATAAGGTGAAGCTGCCTGTTTAAATGCCCTCGCTTATTTTTCCCCACACCCTCTggggaggtgtgtgtgttttgctatTTTAACATCCACCCCCCCTCTCGGTGAAATGTTCCGAAACCCACACTTTTTcagtgcacgtttttggggggtggggtgggggtggtggtggatgTGAGCGCTCCAGCAGCCACAGTTTTCCCAGTCAAAGGCTTCACCACCCACTCTTTTCATCGCACCCGTGTGGGCATGTTAGCCGCACTTTTCACACTGGGATTGCTTGCATTACAGATACAACATCGGCGCCTACGAGCCCTTCTGAAAGTAATTGCCACGCCCTTTAAACAGGGTTTATAATTGCATACCGTTGCCCAGAGAACCATACGGGATCAGCACCATGCATCTAGATTGTACGCAATCCTGAACCCATGTTGCATAACTGTGTTCGGTATTTAAATGATGAAACAAACACACCCTTCGCAATTCTCATCAATGGTGTGATCTACCGTATTCATCCAACGACTGTCATTATATTAGTGAATCGGCACGCAAACGTACATTTTGTGGCTTACGAGTTGCTTCTGCATAGAAGCATGACAGCGATCCCTTTTTCACAAAACATGGTTACGCAACTGTGTCTATTTACACCTTTTGACGAAACCGCATCCAGACTTTTTATCTTGACATGACAATGTCACACGGCTCCCACAGAGTGAGGGAAGAGGCAGACTTTCATAACACTTCTCAGATAATTCAAGTGCTCGCGTGTTAATggatttgtcttcttcttttcctttcggcttgtcccgttaggggtcgccacagcctgtcatctttttccatctaagcctatctcgtgcattttcctccaacacacacagtcctcatgtcctccct
This genomic window contains:
- the marveld1 gene encoding MARVEL domain-containing protein 1 — encoded protein: MAPQPQPGQSQVRQHMAKFLRSFPGVARLLQIVFGAGLWVTIAANKYEGSIHFVLFVAVLFWLLCLGLFFVSLLDKQDAVPVLGGPRWLSANLAHDVAAAALYLPAVGVMVYKTDRNSYCNLEQYKHFCLYKVYLTASVFACLCCLAFLLSVVYGACRKSRGEQTLI